In Promicromonospora sp. Populi, one genomic interval encodes:
- a CDS encoding NADH-quinone oxidoreductase subunit C, protein MSEVTPAGDQGVQPPEGAATLEIVEVKRGMFGAGGSGDTSGYGGLITPIAMPAASARPYGSWFDQVVDVLIEVLTEAGVSPQEAIERVVVDLHGADSADAQQAELTINVARGHIVAVCQALRDDQDLRFELSLGVSGVHYPHDAGRELHAVYHLASITNSRRLRLEVTAPDDDPHIPSTTFVYPSNDWHERETYDFFGIVFDGHPALTRIEMPDDWVGHPQRKDYPLGGIPVEYKGATVPPPDTRRSY, encoded by the coding sequence ATGAGCGAGGTCACGCCGGCCGGCGACCAGGGCGTGCAGCCCCCGGAGGGGGCGGCCACGCTCGAGATCGTCGAGGTCAAGCGCGGCATGTTCGGCGCAGGCGGCTCGGGCGACACGTCCGGCTACGGCGGCCTGATCACCCCGATCGCGATGCCCGCGGCGTCGGCCCGGCCCTACGGGAGCTGGTTCGACCAGGTGGTCGACGTGCTGATCGAGGTGCTCACCGAGGCGGGCGTCTCCCCGCAGGAAGCCATCGAGCGGGTGGTCGTGGACCTGCACGGCGCCGACAGCGCGGACGCGCAGCAGGCGGAGCTGACGATCAACGTCGCCCGCGGGCACATCGTCGCCGTCTGCCAGGCGCTGCGAGACGACCAGGACCTCCGGTTCGAGCTGTCGCTCGGCGTCAGCGGCGTGCACTACCCGCACGACGCCGGGCGCGAGCTGCACGCCGTCTACCACCTGGCCTCCATCACGAACTCGCGTCGGCTGCGCCTGGAGGTCACGGCCCCCGACGACGACCCGCACATCCCGTCGACAACGTTCGTCTACCCGTCCAACGACTGGCACGAGCGCGAGACCTACGACTTCTTCGGGATCGTCTTCGACGGACACCCCGCCCTGACCCGCATCGAGATGCCGGACGACTGGGTGGGCCACCCGCAGCGCAAGGACTACCCGCTCGGCGGCATCCCCGTCGAGTACAAGGGGGCCACGGTGCCCCCGCCGGACACGAGGAGGAGCTACTGA
- the nuoE gene encoding NADH-quinone oxidoreductase subunit NuoE produces the protein MTADPQTQSATTKTRYDAATWASLTADAGAIMARYPDPRSGLLPMLHLVQSVDGYVSRDGILFCAEMLGITAAEVSAVATFYTQYKRHPNGTYTVGVCTNTLCAVMGGDALFDELSDHLGVGHDETTDDGAITLERIECNAACDYAPVVMVNWEFFDNQTPESVTALADKLRLGEDVVPTRGAASVCSFKQMSRVLAGFPDGRADEGGPAGEPTLAGLRIARERGWTAPSAEQARTSGVPAETGPVGKPGSSAERPAVTQSDTQVGKDKKPGEDAK, from the coding sequence ATGACCGCAGACCCGCAGACGCAGTCCGCGACGACCAAGACCCGTTACGACGCCGCCACGTGGGCGTCGCTGACCGCCGACGCTGGCGCGATCATGGCGCGCTACCCGGACCCGCGCTCCGGCCTGCTGCCGATGCTGCACCTGGTGCAGTCCGTCGACGGGTACGTGAGCCGCGACGGCATCCTGTTCTGCGCCGAGATGCTCGGCATCACCGCCGCTGAGGTCTCCGCCGTCGCCACCTTCTACACCCAGTACAAGCGGCACCCCAACGGCACCTACACCGTGGGCGTCTGCACCAACACGCTCTGCGCGGTCATGGGCGGCGACGCCCTCTTCGACGAGCTGAGCGACCACCTCGGCGTCGGGCACGACGAGACCACCGACGACGGCGCGATCACCCTGGAACGCATCGAGTGCAACGCGGCCTGTGACTACGCGCCCGTCGTGATGGTCAACTGGGAGTTCTTCGACAACCAGACCCCCGAGAGCGTGACGGCGCTGGCCGACAAGCTGCGCCTCGGTGAGGACGTCGTACCGACCCGGGGCGCCGCCTCGGTGTGCTCGTTCAAGCAGATGAGCCGGGTCCTGGCCGGGTTCCCCGACGGCCGCGCCGACGAGGGCGGACCGGCCGGCGAGCCGACGCTCGCCGGGCTGCGGATCGCCCGCGAGCGCGGCTGGACCGCGCCGTCGGCCGAGCAGGCCCGGACGTCCGGCGTACCGGCTGAGACCGGTCCGGTGGGCAAGCCCGGATCCTCCGCCGAACGTCCGGCCGTGACGCAGTCGGACACCCAGGTCGGCAAGGACAAGAAGCCCGGAGAGGACGCGAAGTGA
- a CDS encoding NADH-quinone oxidoreductase subunit A, whose product MNPYVPVLILMAIGAVLALGGVGASAIIGPKRYNRAKLDSYECGIEPTPHAVGGGRLPIKYYLVAMTFIVFDIEVVFLYPWAVDFTTLATFGLVAMLAFLALITVPFVYEWRRGGFDWV is encoded by the coding sequence ATGAACCCCTACGTACCCGTCCTGATCCTCATGGCGATCGGGGCTGTCCTGGCGCTCGGTGGAGTCGGCGCGAGCGCGATCATCGGCCCGAAGCGGTACAACCGCGCCAAGCTCGACTCGTACGAGTGCGGCATCGAGCCGACGCCGCACGCGGTGGGCGGCGGGCGGCTGCCGATCAAGTACTACCTGGTGGCGATGACATTCATCGTCTTCGACATCGAGGTCGTCTTTCTCTACCCCTGGGCCGTGGACTTCACGACGCTCGCGACGTTCGGCCTGGTGGCGATGCTGGCGTTCCTGGCGTTGATCACCGTGCCGTTCGTCTACGAGTGGCGCCGCGGCGGCTTCGACTGGGTCTGA
- a CDS encoding DUF6114 domain-containing protein, with protein sequence MLLSPGDGQEDVGRPGLRSKLADWRREFRPWREQRPFVGGVLVVLAGLEMILSGPIRLDQLGMNIVLQFGVEGAQATILPLTLVLLGILVIAQPVHRIFYGVIALAISVYSIAGVNLGGWVVGFLLGVIGGVIVVSWAPPEQVDAADDAGDVDDAGAADDAGAADTTAGAEPTEEPVAEPTEEQSDGDAPPAEDDAPASAAPAEETPETEPATGTKPAPKPETLSSALRALSQKSAAVVLAGAMALGGSSLPASAADAGVQQDDSLWCVILGACDDPDPDPSESPTASPSPGASEPADDGDSEDPADGGDVVPDPTDPTNPTDPTDPSGGDTDQGDAPGSSAGDDEAECQEPTQDGEVPPEEADAAPSDPCGEIDPQATIEEALQTELGTCVKVTFGGKFDLNIDLPGQCGAREDGSVFSLPADLESTDLTIPLTGINGIGLANVPVKGAGERRDAIKISADKVVVDGFWLKSYAYDDGTVAGTDTRANFVSLEGNAQMYVSSIHANLPDGQDLLEVATAVLDGASLIEIVLTATDARMGFLGATSDVQVWDNFREQVWGDETNPIGKGPEAGDP encoded by the coding sequence GTGCTTCTGAGTCCGGGTGACGGCCAGGAGGACGTCGGCCGCCCCGGACTTCGCTCGAAGCTGGCTGACTGGCGCAGGGAATTTCGTCCCTGGCGCGAGCAGCGGCCGTTCGTCGGGGGTGTGCTGGTAGTTCTCGCGGGCCTGGAGATGATCCTGTCCGGCCCCATCAGGCTGGACCAGCTCGGTATGAACATCGTGCTGCAGTTCGGGGTGGAGGGGGCGCAGGCGACGATCCTGCCGCTCACGCTCGTGCTGCTCGGGATCCTGGTGATCGCCCAGCCCGTGCACCGGATCTTCTACGGCGTGATCGCGCTCGCGATCTCCGTCTACTCGATCGCCGGCGTAAACCTCGGCGGCTGGGTCGTCGGGTTCCTGCTCGGCGTGATCGGCGGCGTCATCGTCGTCTCGTGGGCGCCGCCCGAGCAGGTGGATGCGGCCGACGACGCAGGTGACGTCGACGACGCAGGTGCGGCCGACGACGCCGGGGCGGCCGATACGACGGCGGGCGCTGAGCCGACCGAGGAGCCGGTTGCTGAGCCGACCGAGGAGCAGAGCGACGGCGATGCGCCGCCTGCGGAGGACGACGCTCCGGCGTCGGCCGCGCCAGCGGAAGAGACACCCGAGACGGAACCGGCCACGGGTACAAAGCCCGCGCCCAAGCCGGAGACCCTCAGCAGTGCGCTGCGCGCCCTGTCTCAGAAGTCCGCGGCGGTTGTGCTGGCCGGCGCGATGGCGCTCGGCGGTTCGAGCCTGCCCGCCTCGGCGGCCGACGCCGGGGTCCAGCAGGACGACTCGCTCTGGTGCGTGATCCTCGGTGCTTGCGACGACCCGGACCCTGACCCGTCCGAGTCGCCCACCGCCTCGCCGTCACCAGGTGCGTCGGAGCCCGCCGACGACGGCGACAGCGAGGACCCGGCAGACGGCGGCGACGTCGTCCCCGACCCGACTGACCCCACCAACCCGACCGACCCGACCGACCCGAGCGGCGGCGACACCGACCAGGGCGACGCCCCCGGCAGCAGCGCGGGCGACGACGAGGCCGAGTGCCAGGAGCCGACGCAGGACGGCGAGGTGCCGCCGGAGGAGGCGGACGCGGCGCCGTCCGACCCGTGCGGCGAGATCGACCCGCAAGCGACGATCGAGGAAGCGCTCCAGACCGAGCTCGGCACCTGCGTCAAGGTGACGTTCGGCGGCAAGTTCGACCTCAACATCGACCTGCCCGGCCAGTGCGGCGCGAGGGAGGACGGTTCGGTCTTCTCGCTCCCGGCCGACCTGGAGAGCACGGACCTGACGATCCCGCTGACCGGCATCAACGGCATCGGCCTGGCGAACGTGCCGGTCAAGGGCGCCGGCGAGCGCCGCGACGCCATCAAGATCTCGGCCGACAAGGTGGTCGTCGACGGGTTCTGGCTCAAGTCGTACGCGTACGACGACGGCACGGTGGCCGGTACGGACACCCGGGCGAACTTCGTCTCGCTCGAGGGCAACGCGCAGATGTACGTGTCCTCGATCCACGCGAACCTGCCTGATGGGCAGGACCTCCTCGAGGTGGCCACCGCGGTGCTCGACGGCGCTTCGCTGATCGAGATCGTGCTGACCGCCACGGATGCGCGCATGGGTTTCCTGGGCGCGACGTCCGACGTCCAGGTGTGGGACAACTTCCGCGAGCAGGTCTGGGGCGACGAGACAAACCCGATCGGCAAGGGCCCGGAGGCAGGTGACCCCTGA
- a CDS encoding demethylmenaquinone methyltransferase, whose product MSRASLEKKPAEVASMFDGIAARYDLTNDLISLGQDRRWRRLTVDAVAAMPGERVLDLAAGTGTSSEPFAADGAFVVPSDFSIGMLQVGKERRPDLPFVAGDATKLPFADESFDAVTISFGLRNVVDTSAALSEMLRVVRPGGRVVICEFSTPTWAPFRKVYQEYLMRALPVVASAVTRDKGSYDYLAESIRTWHTQVELARLLLDAGWEHAAYRNVSGGVVALHRAVRPA is encoded by the coding sequence ATGTCTCGCGCAAGCCTGGAGAAGAAGCCGGCCGAGGTCGCGTCGATGTTCGACGGGATCGCCGCCCGCTACGACCTGACGAACGACCTGATCTCCCTGGGCCAGGACCGGCGTTGGCGCCGGCTCACGGTCGACGCGGTCGCCGCGATGCCCGGCGAGCGTGTGCTCGACCTCGCCGCGGGCACCGGGACCAGCAGCGAGCCGTTCGCCGCCGACGGTGCGTTCGTGGTCCCGTCCGACTTCTCGATCGGCATGCTCCAGGTCGGCAAGGAGCGCCGCCCGGACCTGCCGTTCGTCGCGGGCGACGCCACCAAGCTGCCCTTCGCGGACGAGTCCTTCGACGCCGTGACCATCAGCTTCGGCCTGCGCAACGTCGTGGACACGAGCGCCGCGCTGAGCGAGATGCTGCGGGTTGTCCGGCCGGGCGGGCGTGTGGTGATCTGCGAGTTCTCCACCCCCACATGGGCCCCGTTCCGGAAGGTCTACCAGGAGTACCTGATGCGCGCGCTGCCCGTGGTGGCCAGCGCCGTGACGCGCGACAAGGGCTCGTACGACTATCTCGCCGAGTCCATCCGCACCTGGCACACCCAGGTCGAGCTCGCCCGCCTCCTGCTCGACGCCGGCTGGGAGCACGCGGCCTACCGCAACGTGTCGGGCGGCGTCGTGGCGCTGCACCGGGCGGTCCGCCCGGCCTGA
- a CDS encoding NADH-quinone oxidoreductase subunit D: MSSTVRAFEAYGDGDWDDIAREAIGEERIVVNMGPQHPSTHGVLRLMLEIDGETVTEARAGIGYLHTGIEKNMEFRTWTQGTTFCTRMDYVAPLFQEAAYCLAVEKLLGITDDVPERASVIRVLMMELNRISSHLVCLGTGGNEMGATTVMTIGFTAREEILRLFEAVTGLRMNHAYIRPGGVAVDTPEGFTTQARAALKNVRGYLKQLGDLMLANPIFKARLTDVGVLNLTGCMALAVTGPVLRSTGLPYDVRKDNPYCGYETYDFDVPTAKGADCYDRVVLRVEECYQSLKIVEQALERLDRTEGEPVMVADKKIAWPAQLAVGGDGQGNSLEHIKQIMGTSMEALIHHFKLVTEGFRVPVGQAWQTVEHPRGELGVHVVSDGGTRPYRAHFRDPSFNNLQATSVMCEGGQVADVVVAVASLDPVLGGVDR, from the coding sequence ATGTCGTCGACGGTGCGCGCCTTCGAGGCATACGGCGACGGCGACTGGGACGACATCGCGCGCGAGGCGATCGGCGAGGAGCGGATCGTCGTCAACATGGGCCCCCAGCACCCGTCCACGCACGGGGTGCTGCGCCTGATGCTGGAGATCGACGGCGAGACCGTCACCGAGGCCCGCGCCGGCATCGGCTACCTGCACACGGGCATCGAGAAGAACATGGAGTTCCGGACGTGGACGCAGGGCACCACGTTCTGCACCCGCATGGACTACGTGGCGCCCCTGTTCCAGGAGGCCGCCTACTGCCTCGCGGTCGAGAAGCTCCTCGGCATCACCGACGACGTGCCCGAGCGCGCCTCCGTGATCCGGGTCCTGATGATGGAGCTCAACCGGATCTCCTCCCACCTGGTCTGCCTCGGCACCGGCGGCAACGAGATGGGCGCCACCACCGTGATGACCATCGGGTTCACCGCCCGCGAGGAGATCCTGCGGCTTTTCGAGGCCGTCACCGGCCTGCGCATGAACCACGCGTACATCCGTCCCGGCGGAGTCGCGGTGGACACCCCCGAGGGCTTCACCACCCAGGCTCGCGCGGCGCTCAAGAACGTGCGCGGCTACCTCAAGCAGCTCGGCGACCTCATGCTCGCCAACCCGATCTTCAAGGCCCGCCTGACCGACGTCGGCGTGCTGAACCTGACCGGGTGCATGGCGCTCGCGGTGACCGGCCCCGTGCTGCGCTCCACGGGCCTGCCGTACGACGTCCGCAAGGACAACCCGTACTGCGGCTACGAGACGTACGACTTCGACGTCCCCACCGCCAAGGGCGCCGACTGCTACGACCGGGTCGTGCTCCGCGTCGAGGAGTGCTACCAGTCCCTGAAGATCGTCGAGCAGGCCCTGGAGCGGCTCGACCGCACCGAGGGCGAGCCGGTCATGGTGGCCGACAAGAAGATCGCCTGGCCCGCCCAGCTCGCCGTCGGCGGCGACGGGCAGGGCAACTCGCTGGAGCACATCAAGCAGATCATGGGCACCTCCATGGAGGCCCTGATCCACCACTTCAAGCTGGTCACCGAGGGCTTCCGCGTCCCCGTCGGCCAGGCCTGGCAGACCGTGGAGCACCCGCGGGGCGAGCTCGGCGTGCACGTCGTGTCCGACGGCGGCACCCGCCCCTACCGCGCGCACTTCCGCGACCCCTCGTTCAACAACCTCCAGGCCACGTCGGTGATGTGCGAGGGCGGCCAGGTGGCCGACGTCGTCGTCGCCGTCGCATCCCTGGACCCCGTGCTGGGAGGCGTGGACCGATGA
- a CDS encoding isochorismate synthase MenF, translating into MIVSPAGRTPDAAAGADPYATWTAVAPPAPDRPPGAPWGPQLVVRTVALDDLPDGPTALIDRLPDTNALAWVRHGDGLVGWGEALRFETFGPGRFADADGAWRQVLDRAVVHDDVALPGSGLVAFGSFAFDDVTPGDESEDPARASGVLIVPRVVVGRRGGHAWMTTISLVGDRSAPVGEDLLSAYPYQPVTEPGTVVLADGAVGAADWPAVVAEGIARIQTGELDKVVLARDVVATAEHPLDTRHLLGRLASTYDACWAFSVDGMVGATPELLVRSEKGLVASRVLAGTIRREHGPDAPTAPADADLLHAAQLARSSKDLEEHEFAVRSVAAALEPFCSSMNVPEAPFVLHLPNVMHLATDVTGVLTDQIAGSGPRPPSSLSLAAALHPSAAVCGTPTNVARSLIREIEGLDRARYAGPVGWVGADGDGEWGIALRSAEISPTDRHHIRLFAGCGIVAASDPQAELAESEAKLEPMRYALGATPT; encoded by the coding sequence ATGATCGTTTCACCTGCCGGACGCACCCCGGATGCGGCAGCCGGCGCCGACCCGTACGCGACCTGGACCGCCGTCGCGCCGCCAGCGCCCGACCGGCCGCCCGGCGCGCCGTGGGGACCCCAGCTCGTTGTGCGCACAGTCGCGCTCGACGACCTCCCGGACGGCCCGACCGCCCTGATCGACCGGCTCCCCGACACCAACGCGCTCGCCTGGGTGCGGCACGGCGACGGGCTCGTCGGCTGGGGCGAGGCCCTGCGCTTCGAGACCTTCGGCCCCGGTCGGTTCGCCGACGCCGACGGCGCCTGGCGCCAGGTGCTCGACCGCGCCGTCGTGCACGACGACGTGGCCCTGCCCGGCAGCGGCCTCGTCGCGTTCGGCAGCTTCGCGTTCGATGACGTCACCCCGGGCGACGAGTCCGAGGACCCGGCGCGGGCCAGTGGCGTGCTGATCGTGCCGCGCGTCGTCGTCGGGCGGCGGGGCGGGCACGCCTGGATGACCACGATCTCCCTTGTGGGCGACCGGTCGGCACCGGTAGGCGAGGACCTCCTGTCCGCCTACCCCTACCAGCCGGTCACGGAACCGGGCACGGTGGTCCTGGCCGACGGCGCCGTGGGCGCCGCGGACTGGCCGGCAGTGGTCGCGGAGGGGATCGCCCGGATCCAGACCGGCGAGCTCGACAAGGTGGTGCTGGCGCGCGACGTCGTCGCGACGGCGGAGCACCCGCTCGACACACGGCACCTGCTCGGCCGGCTCGCCTCGACGTACGACGCCTGCTGGGCGTTCAGCGTGGACGGCATGGTCGGCGCGACGCCGGAGCTGCTGGTCCGCAGCGAGAAGGGCCTGGTCGCGTCACGCGTGCTGGCGGGGACGATCCGCCGCGAGCACGGACCGGACGCACCCACGGCCCCGGCCGACGCCGACCTGCTGCACGCCGCCCAGCTCGCGCGCTCCTCGAAGGACCTGGAGGAGCACGAGTTCGCGGTGCGGTCCGTGGCCGCAGCGCTGGAGCCGTTCTGCTCGTCGATGAACGTGCCCGAGGCGCCGTTCGTGCTGCACCTGCCGAACGTGATGCACCTGGCGACCGACGTCACGGGCGTCCTGACGGACCAGATCGCCGGGTCCGGGCCGCGGCCGCCGTCGTCGCTCTCGCTGGCCGCCGCGCTGCACCCGAGCGCCGCCGTCTGCGGCACACCGACCAATGTCGCGCGCAGCCTCATCCGCGAGATCGAAGGCCTGGACCGCGCCCGGTACGCGGGGCCCGTGGGCTGGGTCGGTGCCGACGGGGACGGCGAGTGGGGCATCGCCCTGCGGTCGGCCGAGATCTCCCCCACCGACCGCCATCACATCCGCCTCTTCGCGGGCTGCGGCATAGTCGCAGCCTCGGACCCCCAGGCAGAGCTGGCGGAATCGGAAGCCAAGCTGGAACCGATGCGCTACGCCCTGGGCGCCACCCCCACCTAA
- a CDS encoding NADH-quinone oxidoreductase subunit B family protein, translating to MGVEEAPSGFLLTTIEDLAGYLRKASVWPVTFGLACCAIEMMAAGASRFDLSRFGMEVFRASPRQADLMIVAGRVSQKMAPVVRQVYDQMSEPKWVLSMGVCASSGGMFNNYAIVQGVDHVIPVDIYLPGCPPRPEMLINAILALHDQIQKEPLGVNRIEAARAAEAAAMEATPTFEMKGLLR from the coding sequence ATGGGTGTCGAGGAAGCACCGTCAGGGTTCCTGCTGACGACGATCGAGGATCTCGCCGGGTACCTGCGCAAGGCTTCGGTGTGGCCGGTCACGTTCGGCCTGGCCTGTTGCGCCATCGAGATGATGGCGGCGGGTGCGTCGCGGTTCGACCTGTCGCGGTTCGGCATGGAGGTCTTCCGCGCGTCGCCGCGCCAGGCCGACCTGATGATCGTGGCCGGCCGGGTGAGCCAGAAGATGGCCCCGGTGGTGCGCCAGGTGTACGACCAGATGAGCGAGCCCAAGTGGGTGCTCTCCATGGGCGTGTGCGCGTCGTCCGGCGGGATGTTCAACAACTACGCGATCGTGCAGGGCGTCGACCACGTGATCCCGGTCGACATCTACCTGCCCGGCTGCCCGCCGCGCCCGGAGATGCTGATCAACGCGATCCTGGCGCTGCACGACCAGATCCAGAAGGAGCCGCTCGGCGTCAACCGCATCGAGGCGGCGCGCGCCGCCGAGGCGGCCGCGATGGAGGCCACCCCGACCTTCGAGATGAAGGGCCTGCTGCGATGA
- a CDS encoding geranylgeranyl reductase family protein: MRTARRDDADVIVVGAGPAGSSTAHWCAAAGLDVLLLEKGEFPRDKICGDGLTPRAVAELVRMGVPTREEDGWIRNRGLRVHGGGRSYELDWPSLTTYPGYGMAKSRMTLDQTLAQHAQASGAKLLQRTKVTGPLRDADGGRVVGVTAQPLDANGRAEGPAKEFRAPVVVAADGVSSRFALGVGRERRDDRPMGTAVRAYYRTARHDDPFMESHLELWDGEPGKSALLPGYGWIFPLGDGTVNVGLGSVSSTPARQSKAGIDYRRLMETWLEKSAPAGWDLVHEPERGPIRGAALPMGFNRSPLYADGVLLAGDSAGMVSPFNGEGIAYGLQAGRVAADAISQARHKSTDAAREATLGTYADRMRDDLGGYYTLGRWFVRLIEHPEIMRVCVRYGLPRKVVMQFTLKLLSDCYEPHGGDWVDRVIAGLTRVVPNA; this comes from the coding sequence GTGCGAACAGCGAGACGCGACGACGCGGATGTCATCGTGGTGGGTGCCGGCCCTGCCGGCTCGTCCACCGCGCACTGGTGCGCGGCCGCGGGTCTCGACGTGCTGCTCCTGGAAAAGGGCGAGTTTCCCCGGGACAAGATCTGCGGCGACGGCCTGACGCCGCGCGCCGTGGCCGAGCTGGTCCGCATGGGCGTGCCGACCCGCGAGGAGGACGGCTGGATCCGCAACCGCGGCCTGCGTGTCCACGGCGGCGGTCGCTCCTACGAGCTGGACTGGCCCAGCCTCACCACCTACCCGGGTTACGGCATGGCCAAGTCCCGCATGACGCTGGACCAGACCCTGGCCCAGCACGCGCAGGCGAGCGGCGCCAAGCTGCTGCAGCGCACCAAGGTCACCGGCCCGCTCCGCGACGCCGACGGCGGCCGCGTGGTCGGCGTCACCGCCCAGCCGCTGGACGCGAACGGCCGCGCGGAGGGACCTGCCAAGGAGTTCCGTGCCCCCGTTGTCGTGGCGGCCGACGGCGTCAGCTCGCGCTTCGCGCTCGGCGTCGGGCGGGAGCGCCGCGACGACCGGCCCATGGGTACCGCGGTGCGCGCCTACTACCGCACCGCGCGCCACGACGACCCCTTCATGGAGTCCCACCTGGAGCTGTGGGACGGCGAGCCGGGCAAGAGCGCCCTGCTCCCCGGCTACGGCTGGATCTTCCCGCTCGGCGACGGCACGGTGAACGTCGGCCTCGGCAGCGTGAGCTCCACGCCCGCTCGCCAGTCCAAGGCGGGCATCGACTACCGGCGTCTGATGGAGACCTGGCTGGAGAAGAGCGCACCGGCGGGCTGGGACCTGGTGCACGAGCCGGAGCGCGGACCCATCCGCGGCGCGGCCCTGCCCATGGGTTTCAACCGCAGCCCGCTGTACGCGGACGGTGTGCTCCTGGCCGGCGACTCCGCCGGCATGGTGAGCCCGTTCAACGGTGAGGGCATCGCGTACGGGCTGCAGGCCGGGCGGGTCGCCGCCGACGCGATCAGCCAGGCGCGCCACAAGAGCACCGACGCGGCCCGCGAGGCCACGCTCGGTACGTACGCGGACCGCATGCGGGACGACCTCGGCGGGTACTACACCCTGGGCCGCTGGTTCGTGCGGCTCATCGAGCACCCGGAGATCATGCGGGTCTGCGTCCGGTACGGGCTGCCGCGCAAGGTCGTCATGCAGTTCACGCTCAAGCTCCTGTCGGACTGCTACGAGCCCCACGGCGGCGACTGGGTCGACCGCGTCATCGCGGGCCTGACCAGGGTGGTCCCGAACGCATGA
- the nuoF gene encoding NADH-quinone oxidoreductase subunit NuoF encodes MTTLTPVLTDTWDKDRSWRLATYERAGGYAGLKKALTMDPAAVVQTVKDSGLRGRGGAGFPTGMKWGFLPPPDGGPRYLVVNADESEPGTCKDIPLMLASPQHLIEGVAITSFAIGCDHAFIYVRGEVLHVYRRLLNAVEEAYKAGYLGKNIQGSGFNLDVTVHAGAGAYICGEETALLDSLEGLRGQPRLKPPFPAVAGLYARPTVVNNVESIASVPAIVANGADWFSSMGTEKSQGHGLFSLSGHVTTPGQYEAPLGITLRELLDLAGGVRKGHELKFWTPGGSSTPIFTQEHLDVPLDYESVGAAGSMLGTRALQIFDETVCVVRAATRWTDFYAHESCGKCTPCREGTYWLKQVLHRIEDGAGQDGDLELLVDLCDNILGRAFCALGDGAVSPITSSVQLFRDEYQAHIDGHGCPFDPSASALFKYTPKTRTPGALAGAGAGGH; translated from the coding sequence GTGACCACGCTGACCCCCGTCCTGACCGACACCTGGGACAAGGACCGTTCCTGGCGCCTGGCCACGTACGAGCGCGCCGGCGGCTACGCCGGCCTCAAGAAGGCCCTGACGATGGACCCGGCGGCCGTGGTGCAGACCGTCAAGGACTCCGGCCTGCGCGGCCGCGGTGGCGCAGGCTTCCCCACGGGCATGAAGTGGGGCTTCCTGCCTCCGCCTGACGGCGGTCCGCGCTACCTCGTGGTCAACGCCGACGAGTCCGAGCCGGGCACCTGCAAGGACATCCCGCTCATGCTCGCCAGCCCCCAGCACCTGATCGAGGGTGTGGCGATCACGAGCTTCGCGATCGGTTGCGACCACGCGTTCATCTACGTGCGCGGTGAGGTGCTGCACGTCTACCGGCGCCTGCTGAACGCCGTCGAGGAGGCGTACAAGGCGGGCTACCTCGGAAAGAACATCCAGGGGTCGGGCTTCAACCTCGACGTCACAGTGCACGCGGGCGCGGGCGCCTACATCTGCGGAGAGGAGACGGCGCTGCTCGACTCGCTGGAGGGCCTGCGAGGCCAGCCGCGGCTCAAGCCGCCGTTCCCCGCCGTCGCCGGCCTGTACGCGCGGCCCACCGTGGTGAACAACGTGGAGTCCATCGCCTCGGTCCCCGCGATCGTCGCCAACGGCGCCGACTGGTTCTCCTCGATGGGCACCGAGAAGTCGCAGGGCCACGGCCTGTTCTCCCTGTCGGGGCACGTCACCACGCCCGGCCAGTACGAGGCGCCGCTCGGCATCACGCTGCGCGAGCTGCTCGACCTGGCCGGCGGGGTCCGCAAGGGGCACGAGCTGAAGTTCTGGACCCCGGGCGGTTCGTCGACGCCGATCTTCACGCAGGAACACCTGGACGTGCCGCTCGACTACGAGTCCGTGGGCGCCGCCGGGTCGATGCTCGGCACGCGCGCGCTGCAGATCTTCGACGAGACGGTCTGTGTGGTCCGGGCGGCGACCCGGTGGACCGACTTCTATGCGCACGAGTCGTGCGGCAAGTGCACACCGTGCCGCGAGGGCACCTACTGGCTCAAGCAGGTGCTGCACCGCATCGAGGACGGCGCTGGGCAGGACGGCGACCTGGAGCTGCTGGTCGACCTGTGCGACAACATCCTGGGCCGGGCGTTCTGCGCGCTGGGCGACGGCGCCGTCTCGCCGATCACGTCCAGCGTCCAGCTGTTCCGCGACGAGTACCAGGCGCACATCGACGGGCATGGCTGCCCGTTCGACCCGAGTGCGTCCGCGCTCTTCAAGTACACCCCCAAGACACGTACACCGGGTGCCCTCGCGGGCGCCGGCGCGGGAGGTCACTGA